A part of Anaerotignum faecicola genomic DNA contains:
- a CDS encoding metallophosphoesterase, with the protein MALFAIADLHFAFSVDKPMDIFGENWKNHSEKIIASWKKYITEEDTVLLPGDLSWGMRIDEAAADLDVIYSLPGRKILLGGNHDYWWKSSSKLEARYPGMRFLKNNFDRYADWHICGTRGWLCPNDVQFTEQDKRIYEREQVRLRLSLDAAMRDGAEKIILMMHFPPMNDKQEDSAFTALFREYPVKKVIYGHLHGAASHKTAFEGKREGIDYALIAADYIAFCPRRIL; encoded by the coding sequence ATGGCACTTTTTGCCATTGCAGACCTGCATTTTGCCTTTTCCGTGGATAAGCCCATGGATATTTTTGGGGAGAACTGGAAGAATCACAGTGAAAAAATCATCGCAAGCTGGAAGAAGTATATCACCGAAGAAGATACCGTTCTTCTGCCGGGAGACCTTTCCTGGGGGATGCGGATTGATGAAGCGGCGGCGGATTTGGATGTGATTTACAGCCTGCCGGGGAGAAAAATTCTGCTTGGCGGCAACCATGATTACTGGTGGAAATCCTCCTCAAAATTAGAGGCGAGATACCCCGGAATGCGGTTTCTGAAAAACAATTTTGATCGGTATGCGGATTGGCATATCTGCGGCACAAGGGGCTGGCTTTGCCCGAATGATGTGCAGTTTACGGAGCAGGATAAAAGGATTTATGAAAGGGAGCAGGTGCGGCTCAGGCTGTCTCTGGATGCCGCCATGCGCGATGGTGCGGAAAAAATCATACTGATGATGCACTTTCCGCCGATGAATGATAAGCAGGAGGATTCTGCATTTACGGCGTTATTTCGGGAATATCCCGTCAAAAAGGTGATTTATGGGCATCTGCATGGCGCGGCAAGCCATAAAACGGCATTTGAAGGAAAACGGGAAGGCATTGATTATGCGCTGATTGCGGCGGATTATATTGCGTTTTGTCCGAGGCGGATTTTATAA
- a CDS encoding GTP pyrophosphokinase: MEIINWKELLYPYEQAVEELLLKFKNLDKECRHLGIYSPVDSVTGRLKTPASILDKAGRKHIAPEHIEEEIEDIAGIRILCQFVEDIQKVVDMVRSRRDMTIVQEKDYITNTKASGYRSYHIIIRYPLSTALGPKEVFAEIQIRTNAMNFWATAEHSLRYKYSGNIPQELQDRLHNCAEAAFHLDQEMSTIREEITNAQRLNEIRRKMTSNILDNIQKLHFMLNLEDMSAINKEFSDVWNSNDIDKLREFNEKLNVLVEVYRI; this comes from the coding sequence TTGGAAATTATAAATTGGAAAGAATTACTTTATCCCTATGAGCAGGCGGTGGAGGAGCTGCTGCTGAAGTTCAAAAATCTGGATAAAGAATGTCGACATTTAGGCATTTATTCTCCTGTCGATTCTGTCACGGGCAGGCTGAAAACCCCTGCCAGTATTCTGGATAAGGCAGGCAGAAAGCATATCGCACCCGAGCATATCGAGGAGGAAATCGAGGATATCGCAGGCATTCGTATTCTCTGCCAGTTCGTGGAGGATATCCAAAAGGTGGTTGATATGGTGCGTTCCCGCCGTGATATGACCATCGTGCAGGAGAAGGATTACATAACAAATACAAAGGCGAGCGGCTACCGCAGCTACCACATCATCATCCGCTACCCGCTCAGTACGGCGCTGGGACCGAAGGAGGTTTTCGCGGAAATTCAGATTCGCACAAACGCAATGAATTTCTGGGCAACGGCGGAGCATTCCCTGCGGTATAAATACAGCGGCAACATTCCGCAGGAGCTGCAGGACAGACTGCATAACTGCGCGGAGGCGGCGTTCCACTTAGATCAGGAAATGTCTACGATTCGGGAGGAAATCACGAATGCACAGCGGCTGAATGAAATCCGCAGAAAGATGACCTCGAATATTCTGGATAACATCCAGAAGCTGCATTTTATGCTGAATCTGGAGGATATGAGCGCCATCAATAAGGAATTTTCGGATGTATGGAACAGCAACGATATTGATAAACTGCGCGAATTCAACGAAAAGCTGAATGTGCTGGTGGAGGTTTATCGGATATAA